The sequence ACAGGGCCTTCTCGGCCCGCTCCCGAAGCTTGCGATCGGGCATGAGCGCCGAGAGGTAGCCCAGCTCGTCGATGAACAAGACGTTCACCGGGTGCAGCACCGACGGCTCAGCCCGGCGGGCGTGGCCGGCGAGTCCTTCGGCACGCTCGAGCATCTCGGCCGCGGCGCGCTCGAGGAGCTGGACGGCCTGCTCGTCGGTGTTGGCGTAGCGGTCGCCGAAGAAGCCGCGGCCCATGGCGAGCTCAAGACGCTTGGGGTCGATGCCCCAGAAGCGCACGACGCCGGCCTTGGCCGCCGGCAAGAGAGCCAGCGCCGCCGACCAGACGACACTCCCCTTTCCGGCCCCGGTGATGCCGGCGATGAGGATGTGAGAATCCAGGAACGGCAGCGCGAACGGCTGACCGCCCTCCGTGGTGCCGACGACGACCGACGCCAGACGCTCACGCCAGTCGACGCCCTCGACCGGCTCCGCCTCGTTCATCACGAACTCGCGCGCCTCAAGCGGCTGGTAGCCAGCGAGCAGCGTCAGCGAGCCGTCGCCGTTGTCCCGGAAGCGCACCGCCGCGACGGCGTAGGCCAGGGCGAACGCCGGAGCCGCCCGCTCCCAGTCGGCCAGGCTCTGCCCGAACAGCGGGCGGATGCGCGCGTTGAGCACCGCGCCGTTGCCGATGAGCCGGCTCAGGCCCGGATAGACGACGTTGTCGCGGTCGTCGCGGGTGGTCAGACGCCGCTCCCGGCAGACCGCCCGGAAGCGCCGGCGCACGTTGTGCTCGAACATCCAGCCAGCGGCCAGCGAGTGCTGCACCGCGAGGCAGCAGACCGCCCCTGTCACGACGATGAGCACCGCCGCGCCGAGTGCCCCGTAGACGCCGGCCTGCACCAGCGGCCGCACCAGGCCGACGCAGAGCGCCAACAGCAGGACGGCGCCCGGCCAGCAAGGCCCGCGCCGTCCGCATCGTCTCGTAGTGGTAGCTCGTACTCGCCACCGTTGCGTCCCTCCGAAGAAGCCGGCCCGCTAGGACGCGGCCGCCTTACCCAAGCCGGCGGGCTGAATCCCGTCGGCCGACAGCCACGTACTGAAGCCGTTGCCCTCGCGCTTCGGCGTCACGCCGAACGTCAGGCTCACCA is a genomic window of Pseudonocardia broussonetiae containing:
- a CDS encoding FtsK/SpoIIIE domain-containing protein encodes the protein MALCVGLVRPLVQAGVYGALGAAVLIVVTGAVCCLAVQHSLAAGWMFEHNVRRRFRAVCRERRLTTRDDRDNVVYPGLSRLIGNGAVLNARIRPLFGQSLADWERAAPAFALAYAVAAVRFRDNGDGSLTLLAGYQPLEAREFVMNEAEPVEGVDWRERLASVVVGTTEGGQPFALPFLDSHILIAGITGAGKGSVVWSAALALLPAAKAGVVRFWGIDPKRLELAMGRGFFGDRYANTDEQAVQLLERAAAEMLERAEGLAGHARRAEPSVLHPVNVLFIDELGYLSALMPDRKLRERAEKALSAILVLGRAAGFVVIGALQDPRKEVLNFRDLFPTAVAMRLRKPMVDLVLGAGMYEAGAVCDQIPPPKAGGAGVAFVVSEDSGIPVCVRFTWCPDDLIRKTAAELEPLAMRPQIAAN